The following nucleotide sequence is from Aliidongia dinghuensis.
CTACGTCAATTTCTTCTTCGGCTTTCCCTGGGCCGACGTGCCCGACGTGGGCATGACCTTCCAGGTCCAGACCAACGGCCAGCCGGAGCTTGCGCGCAAGATCGCCCGCGACATGGCGGAAGCCGCCTGGCGCAAGCGGGAGGCGCTCGTCCACACGACGAAGATCCACCAGATCGCGTATGGCGTTGTGCTCGCCGCCCAAGCCGTCGCCAACGGCCGGACGCCGGTGGTCCTCGCCGACCATAGCGACCGGTCCGGCTACGCCACCTGGCTGCTCCGCGCGATCGTCGAGCGGCCGCTGTCGAAGACGCTCATCGCGACCGTGACGGATGCCGAGGCGGTCGATGCGCTGCTGGCTGCCGGCGTCAAACCCGGCGATCCGTTCGACCGGGCGATCGGCGGGCGCGCCGACGTCTCGGCCGGCGCACCGGTGCGCATCCGGGGCACAGTGCTGCGCGTGACCAAGGGGCTCGGCCGCAACGACGGCGACCATTGGATCCACGTCGGCTTCGGCGACGGCAACGTGCTGTTGCTGAGCCGCTATCTGGCCCAGGTGATCGAAACCCGGTCGCTCATCGAGGCCGGGCTCGATCCCGACGCCTTCGACGTGATCGCGCTCAAGTCGCGCGTCCATTTCCGGCGTGGCTTCGACGACACCGGCTTCGCCCGGACCATCCTCCTGGTCGAGCCCGACGAGCCGTTCCTCGGCACGGTGCGCCTCGAAGGGCTGCCGTACGAGACCGTCGATCTCCAGGCCTACTATCCCTACGGCAATCCCGCCTTCGAAATCCCCGACTAAGGAGTTTCCACCCATGCGCCTGGTCACCGTTGCGGCTGCCCAGTTGGGGCCGATCCAGAAGAACGAGCCGCGCACCGACGTCGTGCGCCGCATGCTGGCGCTCATGGACGAAGCCAAGCGCGCTGAAGCCGATCTCATCGTGTTTCCCGAGCTGGCGCTCACCACCTTCTTCCCGCGCTGGTACATGGAGGATCCGGCCGAGATCGACCAATGGTTCGAGCGGGAGATGCCTAGTGCCGCGACGCGCCCGCTGTTCGAGCGCGCGGCCGAATACGGCATGGGCATGTATCTGGGCTATGCCGAACTGACGCCGGACGGGCGCCACTTCAACAGTTCAGTCCTCGCCGACCGCACCGGCGCCATCGTCGGCAAGTACCGCAAGGTCCATCTGCCGGGCCATGCCGAGTTCGACCCCGAGCGCGCGTTCCAGCATCTGGAGAAGCGCTATTTCGAGCCGGGCGACCTGGGCTTCCCCGTATGGCGGACCATGGGCGGCATCTTCGGCATGTGCATCTGCAACGACCGCCGCTGGCCGGAGACCTATCGCGTCATGGGCCTGCAGGGTGTCGAGATGGTGCTTGTTGGCTACAACACGCCGTCGATCAATTCGCAGAAGAGCGCCGAGGGGCCCGAGCAGCGGCTGTTTCACAACCGCCTCTCGGTGCAGGCCGGCGCCTATCAGAATTCGACCTGGGTCGTCGCCGTCGCCAAGGCCGGCATCGAGGACGGGTTCCCCATGATCGGCGGCAGCCTGATCGTCAATCCGGACGGCGAGATCATGGCCGAGGCGAAGACCGAGGGGGACGAGCTTGTCGTCCATGCCTGCGACCTCGACGCGACCACCTTCGGCAAGACGACGATCTTCGATTTCGCGCGGCACCGCCGCATCGAGCATTACGGCCGGATCTGTGCGCAGACAGGCCCCACGCCGCCCGCGCTGTAATCACCTTTTCCCGCGAGGCCTTCGATGACCGACGAGACGACGCTTCCCTTCGACCTGCTCATCCTGGGCGGCACCGTGATCGACGGCACGCGCGCGCCGCGCTTCAAGGCCGATGTCGGCATCCGGGCCGGGCGGATCGCGGCCGTCGGCGATCTGACCGGCCAGGCCTCCCGGCGGACGCTCGACGCCGCGGGCAAGATCGTGGCGCCCGGCTTCATCGATTCCCACACCCATGACGACGGCGCCGTGCTCTCGGCACCCGACATGATCCCCAAGGTTTCGCAGGGCGTCACCACGGTCGTCACCGGCAACTGCGGCATCAGCGTCGCCCCGCTGCTGCCTGGCTCGGCGCGGCCGATGCCCCTGACCCTGCTCGCCAACGAAGACGGCACGGCAGCCGAATTCGCGCGCTTCGCCGACTATGTGGCGGCGCTGCGCCAAGCGCCAGCGTCGGTCAACGTGGCGCCGATGGTCGGACACACGACGCTCCGGATCAGCGCCGTGGCCGACCTCGACCGGGCCGCGACGCCGGACGAGATCGCGGCCATGCAGGGCATGCTCCAGGAGGCGCTCGAGGCCGGCGCCGTCGGCATCTCGACCGGCACCTATTATCCGCCGGCGGCGGCCGCACCGACCGAGGAGGTGATCGAGGTCTGCCGACCGCTCAAGGGCTCGGGGGCCGTCTACGTCACCCACATGCGCAACGAGGCGGAAGGCTGCATCGAGTCGCTGAACGAGACGTTCGAGATCGGCCGCGCGCTGGACGTCCCGGTCGTGATCTCGCACCACAAGCTGAATCGCGAGGCGAATTTCGGCAAATCGAAGCTGACCCTGCCGCTGATCCGCGCGGCGATGGAGTGCCAGTGCGTGGCGCTCGATTGCTACCCGTACAACGCCAGCTCGACCATGCTGCACACGGAAGCGGAAAAGCTCGAAGGCCGGGTGCGCATCGCGACCAGCAAGCCGCATCCGGAATGCGCCGGCCGGGATCTGGCCGACATCGCGGCCGAATGGGGCGTCGATCGCGTCGAGGCCGCGCAGCGTCTGCAGCCGGCGAGCGCCATCTATTTCAGCATGGACGAAGGCGACGTGCAGGCCATCCTGGCGTTCGAGGAGACCATGATCGGCTCCGACGGCCTGCCGCTCGGCGAGAAGCCGCATCCGCGGCTGTGGGGCACCTTCCCGCGCGTGCTCGGCCACTACAGCCGCGACCTGAAGCTCTTCCCGCTCGAAACCGCGGTCTGGAAGATGAGTGGCCTGACCGCGAAGAATTTCGGCATCGCCGAACGCGGCACGATTGCCGTCGGCAACCATGCCGACATCGTCCTCTTCGACGCGGCCACGGTGCATGACGCGGCGACCTACGACACGCCGTGCGAGCCGGCCCAAGGCATCGAGGCCGTCATCGTCAACGGCGCCTTGACCTGGTGGCAGGGGGCGCATTGCGGCGCCAAGGCCGGGCAGGTGCTGACGCGGCGCCCGCCCCAGGCGTGACGTCCACCTACGCCGCGGATCGCCGGCCGGCGCCGTAGAGCCAGTCGAGGCTCTGGCAGAACCGCTCGGTATCGAGGTCCCGCATCATCTGGTCGCGCAGCCGGGCGTGCACGCCCGCCGGGTGATAGACGTGGCGGCCGAGCTCGCGCGACTGCAGCTGGACGCGGGCCGTGCGCAGCAGGCGCGCCGCAGTGTAGGCGTCGAGCGCCGCGGACGGATCGGCCCCGCCGTCGGCCAGCCGGTCGGCGAGGCAGACCGCGTCCTCCAGCGCCATGCAGGCGCCTTGCGCGAAATATTGCAGCATCGGGTGCGCGGCATCGCCCAGGAGCACCGTCCGGCCGTCGACCCAGCGGTCGACCGGGTCCCGATCGCAAATTACCCAGGCCTTCCAGTCGCGGCCGTGGCGGATGATCGCCTGGGCGCGCGGATGGATGCCCTGGAAGCCGGCCATGACCTCGTCATGGCTCACCGGCTTGCCGGCAACGAGCTCGGTCGCGTCGTTATGGGTCGTGATCGCCAGGTTGAACAGCTTCCAACCGGCGAGTGGATAGTGCACGAGATGGCACTTGGCGCCGGCCCAGAGTGTCGCCGCGTTCCAGCGCAGGTCTTCCGGCATCTGGTCGACCGGGATGACCGAGCGATAGGTCGTGTGCCCCTCGATCCGGGGCGCGCCGTCGCCGACCATCTGCGCCCGGATCGCCGAGCGCAGCCCGTCGGCGCCGACGAGGACCCGGCCCGCGATGCGATCGCCCGAGCGCAGCACCGCCGCCGCACCGTCCGCGACCGCTTCGTAGCCGACCACGTCGCAGCCGGTCCGGAGCTCGACAGCGGCCTCCCGCTCGCAGGCGGCCACGAGCCCGCTGTGCAGCTCGCCGCGATGCACGACGGCATAGGGGTTGCCAAAGCGCGTGCGGAACGCGCCCATGACGTCGATATGGGTGATCTCCTCGCCCGACATCGCATCCATCAGGCGCAGCTTGTCGATGAAGACCGCCTTCGCGCGGGCAATCTTGCCGATCCCGAGACGATCGAGGGCGTGGAATGCATTGGGCCCGAGCTGGATGCCGGCGCCGATCTCGGCAAACCGGCCGGCCCGTTCGAGCACCGTGACCGCGAAGCCCTTGTGTGCGAGCGCCAGTGCCGCGGCCAAGCCGCCTATGCCGCCACCGGCGACGACGATCCGATCTTCAGCCACGTCCCCTCCTCCATGATCGTTCGCTATTCCCGCTGCTTCTCCGCACCGGGTTCCGGCGCCGCGCTCGTACGCCGGCTCGCCGGGAACTTCTTGCCCGCGGTCTGGATCAGCGTGTCGATCTCGCCGCGGGCGATCTCCGCCTCCAGCTGATCCAGGTTCTCGTAGAGCTGGATCAGCGTTGCCTTGAGCGACAGCGCCTCAGCGGTCGTCAGGCTGCTGGTCACGACCTCTTCGTAGTGCGCCGCCACCGGCATGTAGCGGTCGGCCAGCGCCCGCCCCGCCTCGGTCAGCGTCACCTGCAGGCTCCGCTGGTCGTTCTCCGGCCGCTGGCGCGTGAGCACGCCGCGCTTGTGCATGCCGGCGACGATGCGCGACAGGGTCGAAAGATCGGTCGAGGTGAGCGCCGCAAGCTCGCCGAGCTTCAGCGGCCGCGCCTCCTCCGCGAGCGCCGCCAGCACCCGGTACATCTGCAGCGACAGGCCGTCGCGCTTGATGACCTGGACGAACAGGTCGCCCATCCGGATGCCGAGGCGAGCGATCAGGTAGGGGAAGGAATCTGACAATCGATACATGGGGTTGGTTCCGGCGCTTGGTTCCCGGCGACAGGGGACCGCCCAGGCTTACCATGCACCGCTCCGATCGCAACTCTTGCATCAGCATCACTTGCATTTGCAATATTACCGTTGACAAGTTATCCACCGATCGCTCTGATGCTGTCAAGCAGGCAATCACGGTGACGAGGAACGAGGCGATGCAGGGCAAGGTGGCGCTCGAGGAGCATTTCGCGCTGACGGAGACGCTTTGGGACAGCGCACGTTTCGCGCCCGAGGCCGACTGGCCGGAGCTCAAGGCGCGGCTGATCGATATCCAGGACCGGCGGCTCCGCGAGATGGACGCGCACGGCATCGAGATGATGCTGCTGTCGCTGAACGCACCCGCCGTGCAGGCCGTGCCGGTGCTGCGCGACGCGATCGAGCTCGCCCGGCGCGCCAATGATTTCCTGGCCGAGCAGGTCCAGCGCCGGCCCGATCGGTTCCAGGGCCTGGCGGCCCTGCCGATGCAGGACCCGGACGCGGCGACGCACGAGCTCGTCCGGGCCGTGACCGAGCTGGGATTCCGCGGCGCGCTCGTCAACGGCTTCAGCGAGGCGCATGGGCTACCCCGGGCGATCTACTACGACACGAAGCCGTTCTGGCCGTTCTGGGCGGAGCTCGAACGGCTGGGCGTGCCGTTCTACCTGCACCCGCGCAATCCCCGGCCGGAGGACGCGCCGATCTATGACGGCCATCCCTGGCTCCTGGGCCCGACCTGGGCGTTCGGCCAGGAGACGGCGGTCCATGCGCTCCGCCTCATGGGCTCCGGCCTGTTCGACGCGCATCCGGCGATCCAGGTCGTCATCGGCCACCTGGGCGAGGGCCTGCCCTACTCGCTCTGGCGCATCGACAACCGCAACAAATGGATGAGCGAGCAGAACCGCTATCCGGCCAAGCGGAAGATCGCCGACTATTTCCGCGAGAATTTCTACATCACGACGTCCGGCAACTTCCGGACCCAGACGCTGATCGACGCGATGCTGGAGGTCGGCGCCGACCGCATCCTGTTCTCCGCCGACTGGCCGTTCGAGAACATCGATCACGCGGCCCAATGGTTCGACACGGTCGCGATCGCCGAGGCCGACCGGCTCAAGATCGGGCGCACGAACGCCTGGTCGCTCTTCAAGCTCGACACGCCTGCCCGATAAGCCCGCGGCCAAGCGGCAGAGAGGCACAACCCGGGAGGAAACCATGGCGATCACCCCCGAGATCGACGTGCATGAGGAACTGGCGACGGCCGACCTCGGCCCGTTCCACAAGACGTTGGGCATGCTCATCACGCTGGTGACACTGTTCGACGGCTACGACACGTTCAATCCGGCCTATGTCATCCATTACGTGATGAAGCCGTGGGGCCTGGCACCGGGCCAGGCCGGCCTGCTCGTCAGCTTCGGGCTCATCGGCTTCCTGGTCGGCGCCGTCGGCCAGGGCATGATCGCTGACCGGATCGGCCGGCGGGTGACGCTCATCGGCGGCCTGTGGATCGTGAACCTCTTCACGCTCGCGACGGCCTTGTTCGCCGATAGCTTCTGGAGCTACTGCGGGCTGCGCTTCCTGACCGGCCTGGGCCTGGGCGTGCTGCTGCCGCTCGGCGCCACCTACATCAACGAGTTGGCGCCGCGCCGGATCAGCAACCGCTTCTCGCTCTGGGGCGTGACACTCGGCTGGTCGCTGGGCGGCATGCTGGCCGGGCTCGCCGGCGTGTTCCTGACGCCCGTCTACGGCTGGCCGGCGCTCTATTACGTCGGTGCGCTCTCCCTGCCGCTCACCCTGGTGATCCAGCGCGTGCTGCCGGAAAGCCCGCGCTTCCTCGCCCAGCGCGGTCGGTCGGGCGAGCTTTCGGCCTTGCTGGGCCGGCTCCGGCCCGAACGACGGGCGCTCTACGCGGATGCCGTCTTCGTCTCCCATGAGGCGGCGGCAAAGGGCAATCCGGTCGCCGTCCTGCTGAGCGCCCGCTACCGGCGGCCGTCGGTCACCATCTGGCTCACCGCCTTCATGAGCTTGTTCGCCATCTTCGGCCTGACCGGCTGGATCCCGACCGTGATGATGCAGCGCGGCGAGAGTTTCGCGGCGTCGTTTGGCTTCGGCGCGCTGATGCAGGCGATGTCGTTCATCGGCGGGCTGACGCTGGCGCGCTTCGCCGACCGGCCGCAGGCGCGGGCATCGCGCTATCTCGCGGCCTGGTGGGCGGTCGGCGGCCTTGCGGTCGTGACCCTGGTCGTGGCCAGCGGCCATGTGCTGAACCTGGTCATCGTGGCGCTCGCCGGCTTCTGCATCGTCGGCGCGCAGCACGTCTTCAACAACGTCACGGCCAGTGCCTATGACACCGACGTGCGCGCGAGCGGCGTCGGCATGATGCTGGGCGTCGGCCGGCTCGGTGCCATCCTGGGGCCGTTCGCGGCCGGCTTGCTGCAGCAGGCGACCGGCGGGCCGGACGCGGTGTTCTGGGCGATCGGCGGGGCCGCGATCGTGGCGGCGCTGGCGATCGCATCGCTCGGCGCCCACGCGGCCGCTCCCGCGGTCGAGACCGAAGCAGCGACGGCGGGCTGAGGATGGAGCCCTTCACCTATAACGCCAGTGCCGTGCGCATCGTGTTCGGCCACGGCACGCGCACGGCTCTCGCCGACGAGATCGCCCGGCTCGGCTGCAGCCGCCCGCTGCTCTTGTCGACGCCGCAGCAGGCGGCAGAGGCGGAGCGCCTGGGCGCCGCGCTCGGCCAGCACTTCGCCGGCCTGTTCGCCGGCGCCGTGATGCACACGCCGGTCGAGGTGAGCGAAGCGGCCGTGGCCCATGCGAAGGCGGTCGATGCCGACTGCCTGGTCGCCGTCGGCGGCGGGTCGACGATCGGGCTCGGCAAGGCGGTGGCGCTCCGTACCGACCTGCCGCAGATCGTCGTGCCGACGACCTATGCCGGGTCGGAGGCGACCTCGATCCTGGGGCAGACCGCGGACGGCGCGAAGACGACGCTCAGGAGCCCAAAAGTGCTGCCGGAGGTCATCCTTTACGACGTCGACCTGACCCTGACCCTGCCGCCCGGACTGACCGCGGTGTCGGGCATGAACGCGATCGCCCATGCGGTCGAGGCGCTCTATGCCGCCGATCGCAACCCGGTCACATCCATGATGGCGGAGCAGGCCGTCCGCTCGCTCGCCCGGGCACTGCCCGTTCTCACGGCCGAGCCGCTCGACACGCCCGCGCGTGCGGAGGCGCTCTACGGTGCCTGGCTGAGCGGCACCTGCCTCAACGCCGTCGGCATGGGGCTGCATCATAAGCTCTGCCACACGCTCGGCGGCACGTTCGACCTGCCGCATGCCGAGACGCACACGATCATCCTGCCCCATGCCGTGCGCTACAACGCGCCGGCCGCACCGGACGCCATGGCGCGCATTGCCCAAGCGCTCGGCGCGGCGGACGCAGCCGGGGGCCTGTTCGATCTGGCCCAACGGCTGGGCGCGCCGACCGCACTCGCGGCGTTGGGCCTCGAGGAGAGCGATCTCGACCGCGCCGCGGCTCTTGCGGTCGCCGCACCCTATCCCAATCCCCGTCCGCTGAGCGAACCGGCAATTCGGGCCCTGCTCGGCAACGCGTTCCGGGGCATCCGGCCGAGCGAGGACAATTGCCATGCGTGACTTCGACGAGACCAACATCACCGCGGCCGTGATCGAGCAATTCGAAGCCGCGACCGATCCGCGCCTCAAGCAGATCATGGCCAGCCTGGTGCGCCACCTGCACGATTTCGTGCGCGACGTCGAACCGACGTTCGAGGAATGGTCCTTCGCCATCGACTTTCTGACCCGCACCGGCCAGATGTGCACCGACAAGCGCCAGGAATTCATCCTGCTGTCGGACACGCTCGGCATTTCGATGCTGGTCGACGCGATCAACCATCGCATGCCCGAGGGCGCCACCGAGACGACCGTGCTGGGACCGTTCTATGTCGAAGGCCCGCCCGAGCTGCCGCTCGGCGCCGACGTCTCGAACGGCATCGCGGACGAGCCGCTCCTGGTCGAGGGCACGGTTTCGTCGAGCGACGGCACGCCGCTTGGCGGTGCCATCGTCGACATGTGGCAGTCGGACAGCGACGGCTATTACGACGTGCAGCAACAGGATCTCGACGGTCCGCTGCTGCGCGCCCGGTTCCGGACCGACGCGGCCGGGCGGTTCTGGTTCCGCTCGATCATGCCGGCCTATTACCCGATCCCGCACGACGGCCCGGTCGGCCAGATGCTGGCGGCGACCGAGCGTCATCCGAACCGGCCGGCGCACGTGCATTTCATGATCGCCGCCGACGGCCACGAGACGCTCATCACGCATGTCTTCGCCGCCGACAGCCCCTACCTCGATTCCGACGCGGTGTTCGGCGTCAAGAACAGCCTGATCACGGAATTCGCCCGCCGCCCGGCCGGTCTCCCGATCGATCGCGACCATCGTCATCTCGCCTACGACTTCGGGCTGAAGCGCCTCGACGGCAAATGAGCTGCAAACCATCTCGAACAGGAGCGGTGCAATGACAACCACGGAAGATTTCGGCGATACCACGGCAAGCACGCCGGCCACGGCGGCCTGGACCTTGCTGACGGCCCGCGTGCTGCTGGCCCCGCTGTTTCTCTATAGCGGCGCGGGCAAGCTGCTCGCCTTCCACGCGACCGCGGCACGGCTGCCCGGCGGGGCCGACGGCTTCGGCGTCCTGCTTGCCGCCGGTGCGCTCTCGGTCGAACTCGGCTGTGGCCTTGCGGTCCTCCTCGGCCTGTTCGCGCGTCCGGCGGCCATGATCCTGATCCCGTTCACGATCGCCGTGACGCTGATGTTCCACAATTTCTGGGCAGCGCCCGAGGCGCAGGTCACGGCGCAGACCATCAATTTCCTGAAGAACCTGGGGCTTATCGGGCTCATGGGCCTGATCGCCACCTTCGGCCCCGGCCCCTTCGCGCTCGGCCCCCGCCGCTAGGCGAACGCTCAAGGCCGGTCGTTGACATCGTCTTCAGCTGAGGGCGTCAGCCGCCGACGACGTCACTCACGAGCCCCGCGATCGTCTGCAGGCGGCTCGGGGCTCCGCTGGCATCGCCCGATGGATTCGGCGCGGCGGTGATCGCCGGGCTCGCGCCATCGAGCGAAGGGAGGTTCGCCGGGTCGACGGGCGCTGCCGCCGGCATAGCCGGCAATGATGGCGTCGATGCCCCGGGGATCGAAGCTCCGGGGATTGATGCTCCGGGGATTGAAGCTCCGGGGATCGACGCTCCGGGGATTGGTGCACCAGCTGTCGGCAGGGCCCCGCCGGCCGGCATGGCGCTGGCCGCAAGCGCCGTCGGATCGGCCTGACCCGGCGCTGCCGCCGCGCCGAGGCCGGTTGCGGCCGACGGGTCCGGGACCGCGGACTGGAGCAGCGCGCCCGGTGTCGGAACGCTGGGCAACGCGGCGGAACCCGGCGTGGTGCCGGGGACAACGGTGTAGGAACTCATGCCATAGGAGGCGCCGATGGCGCCGGGCTGGACCATATCGCCGACCGAGAGCATGCGGGCTTCCTATTCCTTGCTGTTCAGCCAGATCTTGGCACCGTCCTGGGCGATCCCCGACGCGTCGAGCGTAATCGTGCTGCCGTTGCTCTGCAGAACGATGTAATCGGGCGTCATCTGGATCAGGCTCTTGCCGACCTGCAGGACGATCAGATGCTCGGCAGTCTGGACGGAGGCATTGCCGACCTGCACGAAGCAGTTGTTGGTCACCACCGTCGAGAAATCCTTCTGGGCTTTGAGGAAGACCTCCTCGTTGCCGGTCTTGTCCTCCATCGTCAGCTCGTTGTAGCCGCCGCCGCCGGGCGAGCTGCGCGAGCGGAGGCTGGTCTGGGTCATCTGGCCTGGCAGACCCAGATGGGTCTTGGTCTCGGCATTCGGCACCAGGCCCACGACCATCGGCCGGTCGGGATTGCCCTCCAGGAATCCCACCGCCACCTCCATGCCGATGCGCGGAATGACCTGGCTGCCGAAGCTGGCTCCGGCCCAGCTCTGCGCCACGCGGATCCAGCAGGAACTGTGCTCGTTAGAGGTGCCGCGCCGATCCCAGTGGAACTGCACCTTCACCTGGCCATTGGCGTTGGTGTGGATTTCCGCCCCTTGCGGGCCGACCACCACGGCCGTCTGCAGGCCGGAGATCACCGGCCGCGGCACGGTCCGGCGCGGCACGAACGGGGTCTTCGACGGGATGCAGCTGAAGCTGTTCTGATAGCCCATGCCGCTGTGCGAGCCGGTCTCGTAGCTCGCCCCGGTCGCCTGATGGGTCGCCGACAGCACGACGTAGCTGCCGTTCTCGGACTCGACCGGATGGCCCGACAGCGTGAAGCGGTCGCCCGGCGCGATCGAGCGGCAGGTGCCGCCGCCGTGGATCATCTCGCGCGCGACCTCCTCCGCCTGCATGGCGAGCTTCGTCGCGTCGGCACCGGCGCCCTTGTCGTCGTGCAGCCCCGGATAATCGAAATATTCGTGGTCCGGATGCTGCTGATAATCCGACTTGGTCGGCGTCCGCTCGAGCAGGCTTGTGCGGTTCGTCTCGAAATTATAGTCCTGCCGCGCCCAGGCGGTCGCCTGGTAGGCATAGCGCCGTTGCCATTCCGCGATGTAGTTGGTCTCCGACGAGCCGGTCGAGAACGGCAGGATGGGCTCGGTGCCGGTGCTGTAGCCGGCTGTCTGGTAGCCCACCACCAGCACGTGCCGCTTGGCCTCGTGCCGGAAGTAGAAATAGAGCCCTTCCTCCTGCAGCAGCCGGAGGACGAAGTTGAGGTCGGTTTCCCGGTACTGGACGCAATAGTCGCGTTGGCTGCAGCTCTTGGTCATCCGCGAGAAGTCATAGTCCTTGTAGCCGAGCTCGCCGAAGATCGTCTCGAGGATGTTCGGCACCGTCTTGTTCTGGAAGATCCGGCAGTCGCTGGTGCGGCCGAGGAACCAGAGCCAGGGGACGATGCTCAAGCGATAGTGGCGCTGGCCGCGCGACGCGGCGTAGCCGGCACTCACCGATTCCACATAACCGTTGAACGAGCGGTACTCGCCCTCGCTGAGGCGCAGGTTGACCGTGACCTGCTTGGCGATCAGTTGCCGCGGCTCGAAGCTCTCGTCGACGGACCGTACCTGGGCGTGGAACGAGAACAGGCTGGAAATCGCTTCCTGCCCGCCGAAGCTTTCTGCCAAGAGCATGTTGGGGCCCAGCGGCGTGTCGATCGTCAGAACCCGATCGTCCTGCACAAATCCGTCCATCCCCGTGCCCCTCAGCCCCAGCCGCGACGCGTTCAATCCGCGGTTGGGGAAACAACCCGACGCTGCAAAGGTTCCAGCACCTGCGACAAAACCATGCCGCGTTCGAAGGGCATCGCAACGCCACCCTAGGCTTGTCACAAAAGGGCAACCGCCCCGCGCCATGCGACAACTTGCGCGGAATGCCTCGTGCCGGTTTCGCCGATTTCCACGCACAATCATGGAGCGAAACGACAAGATCGCCGTTCACTCCGATGGCTTCGACGCCACATGGGACGCCGGCATATGGAAGGCCGGCACATGGGACGCCGGCACATGGAGGGAACCCGCAAGATGGCGCCGCCCAAACCGACCTTCTGGGGCCCTTATCTCAACGAGGCGGAAGCGCGCACCTGCCTCAGCGCCTTCGCCGCCCAGGTGATCGGCCCCGGAACCGGCGTGATCTTCTGCGACGGCATCGGCGCCGCCTATCTGCAGCAGCCGTTCTACGATGCCGACGGCAGCGGGCTCGTGCTCGTCGCAACCTGCCGCGCCGAGCTGCCGCCCCCGCCGCCGTCCCCGCCGGCCGGTGGCGTCTGGCAGAAGATCGAGCGCTTCTTCGAGAACAGCATGACGACGCTCGGCGAGCAGCAGATGCGGCAGTCCGAAGCCCAGCTCGCCATGGGCCAGCAGGAGGCAAAGTGGCTGAAGGAGGGCTGGACCAGCATCCACGAGTTCGTCGAGGGCCATAAGACCGCCTTCGACGGCGCCGCCGTCGTGGGCGATGTCTTCGGCTTGGTCGCGGGCGTGGTGGCGGGCTTTGCCATGGTAGGTGCCGGCGTAACGCTTCTCCCCGCTTTGGCGGTGCTCGCGGGCTTCGCATCGCTGGCCCTACTCGCCGAAGACGGCCGCATGTTTGTGGCCGAAATTAAGGGTGACGAAGTCCGCAAGAAGCAGATCGAGAATAGCCGGGACTACAAGATAATCGAACTCATCTGCCCACTGCTGCTTCTACCGGATCTGGTCGCGAGTGGGCCGCGCGCGGTGGCCAGCATCACCAAAACGAC
It contains:
- a CDS encoding MFS transporter; the protein is MAITPEIDVHEELATADLGPFHKTLGMLITLVTLFDGYDTFNPAYVIHYVMKPWGLAPGQAGLLVSFGLIGFLVGAVGQGMIADRIGRRVTLIGGLWIVNLFTLATALFADSFWSYCGLRFLTGLGLGVLLPLGATYINELAPRRISNRFSLWGVTLGWSLGGMLAGLAGVFLTPVYGWPALYYVGALSLPLTLVIQRVLPESPRFLAQRGRSGELSALLGRLRPERRALYADAVFVSHEAAAKGNPVAVLLSARYRRPSVTIWLTAFMSLFAIFGLTGWIPTVMMQRGESFAASFGFGALMQAMSFIGGLTLARFADRPQARASRYLAAWWAVGGLAVVTLVVASGHVLNLVIVALAGFCIVGAQHVFNNVTASAYDTDVRASGVGMMLGVGRLGAILGPFAAGLLQQATGGPDAVFWAIGGAAIVAALAIASLGAHAAAPAVETEAATAG
- a CDS encoding maleylacetate reductase, which produces MEPFTYNASAVRIVFGHGTRTALADEIARLGCSRPLLLSTPQQAAEAERLGAALGQHFAGLFAGAVMHTPVEVSEAAVAHAKAVDADCLVAVGGGSTIGLGKAVALRTDLPQIVVPTTYAGSEATSILGQTADGAKTTLRSPKVLPEVILYDVDLTLTLPPGLTAVSGMNAIAHAVEALYAADRNPVTSMMAEQAVRSLARALPVLTAEPLDTPARAEALYGAWLSGTCLNAVGMGLHHKLCHTLGGTFDLPHAETHTIILPHAVRYNAPAAPDAMARIAQALGAADAAGGLFDLAQRLGAPTALAALGLEESDLDRAAALAVAAPYPNPRPLSEPAIRALLGNAFRGIRPSEDNCHA
- a CDS encoding intradiol ring-cleavage dioxygenase, coding for MRDFDETNITAAVIEQFEAATDPRLKQIMASLVRHLHDFVRDVEPTFEEWSFAIDFLTRTGQMCTDKRQEFILLSDTLGISMLVDAINHRMPEGATETTVLGPFYVEGPPELPLGADVSNGIADEPLLVEGTVSSSDGTPLGGAIVDMWQSDSDGYYDVQQQDLDGPLLRARFRTDAAGRFWFRSIMPAYYPIPHDGPVGQMLAATERHPNRPAHVHFMIAADGHETLITHVFAADSPYLDSDAVFGVKNSLITEFARRPAGLPIDRDHRHLAYDFGLKRLDGK
- a CDS encoding DoxX family protein, whose translation is MTTTEDFGDTTASTPATAAWTLLTARVLLAPLFLYSGAGKLLAFHATAARLPGGADGFGVLLAAGALSVELGCGLAVLLGLFARPAAMILIPFTIAVTLMFHNFWAAPEAQVTAQTINFLKNLGLIGLMGLIATFGPGPFALGPRR
- a CDS encoding type VI secretion system Vgr family protein; protein product: MDGFVQDDRVLTIDTPLGPNMLLAESFGGQEAISSLFSFHAQVRSVDESFEPRQLIAKQVTVNLRLSEGEYRSFNGYVESVSAGYAASRGQRHYRLSIVPWLWFLGRTSDCRIFQNKTVPNILETIFGELGYKDYDFSRMTKSCSQRDYCVQYRETDLNFVLRLLQEEGLYFYFRHEAKRHVLVVGYQTAGYSTGTEPILPFSTGSSETNYIAEWQRRYAYQATAWARQDYNFETNRTSLLERTPTKSDYQQHPDHEYFDYPGLHDDKGAGADATKLAMQAEEVAREMIHGGGTCRSIAPGDRFTLSGHPVESENGSYVVLSATHQATGASYETGSHSGMGYQNSFSCIPSKTPFVPRRTVPRPVISGLQTAVVVGPQGAEIHTNANGQVKVQFHWDRRGTSNEHSSCWIRVAQSWAGASFGSQVIPRIGMEVAVGFLEGNPDRPMVVGLVPNAETKTHLGLPGQMTQTSLRSRSSPGGGGYNELTMEDKTGNEEVFLKAQKDFSTVVTNNCFVQVGNASVQTAEHLIVLQVGKSLIQMTPDYIVLQSNGSTITLDASGIAQDGAKIWLNSKE